In a single window of the Nicotiana tomentosiformis chromosome 10, ASM39032v3, whole genome shotgun sequence genome:
- the LOC104089126 gene encoding nascent polypeptide-associated complex subunit alpha-like protein 1 isoform X2, with translation MTAQSQEEILAAHLEQQKIESEEPIIEDEADDDDDEDDDDDKDEDDAEDGDASGRSKQSRSEKKSRKAMIKLGMKPIPGVSRVTVKKSKNILFVISKPDIFKSPASDTYVIFGEAKIEDLSSQLQSQAAEQFKAPNLSNVISKPEPSTVAQDDEDVDETGVEPKDIELVMTQAGVSRAKAVKALKVADGDIVSAIMELTN, from the exons ATGACTGCTCAATCCCAAGAAGAAATCCTAGCCGCTCATCTCGAACAACAAAAGATTGAG TCAGAGGAGCCGATTATTGAGGATGAggccgatgatgatgatgatgaagatgatgacgATGACAAAGATGAAGATGATGCTGAAG ATGGAGATGCTAGTGGTAGGTCAAAGCAGAGCAGGAGCGAGAAGAAGAGTCGAAAAGCTATGATAAAGCTCGGAATGAAGCCAATCCCAGGGGTTAGCCGTGTCACTGTCAAGAAGAGCAAGAAT ATTCTATTTGTCATCTCGAAACCGGATATTTTCAAAAGCCCTGCGTCAGACACATATGTTATATTTGGTGAGGCAAAGATTGAGGATTTGAGCTCACAATTGCAGAGTCAAGCTGCTGAGCAGTTCAAGGCTCCTAATTTGAGCAACGTTATATCAAAGCCAGAGCCATCAACAGTAGCTCAGGACGATGAGGATGTAGATGAAACTGGCGTAGAACCCAAGGATATCGAGCTGGTGATGACTCAAGCAGGCGTTTCCAGAGCTAAAGCTGTCAAAGCTCTCAAGGTTGCAGATGGTGATATTGTCTCTGCCATTATGGAGCTTACAAACTAG
- the LOC104089126 gene encoding nascent polypeptide-associated complex subunit alpha-like protein 1 isoform X1, giving the protein MTAQSQEEILAAHLEQQKIESEEPIIEDEADDDDDEDDDDDKDEDDAEEDGDASGRSKQSRSEKKSRKAMIKLGMKPIPGVSRVTVKKSKNILFVISKPDIFKSPASDTYVIFGEAKIEDLSSQLQSQAAEQFKAPNLSNVISKPEPSTVAQDDEDVDETGVEPKDIELVMTQAGVSRAKAVKALKVADGDIVSAIMELTN; this is encoded by the exons ATGACTGCTCAATCCCAAGAAGAAATCCTAGCCGCTCATCTCGAACAACAAAAGATTGAG TCAGAGGAGCCGATTATTGAGGATGAggccgatgatgatgatgatgaagatgatgacgATGACAAAGATGAAGATGATGCTGAAG AAGATGGAGATGCTAGTGGTAGGTCAAAGCAGAGCAGGAGCGAGAAGAAGAGTCGAAAAGCTATGATAAAGCTCGGAATGAAGCCAATCCCAGGGGTTAGCCGTGTCACTGTCAAGAAGAGCAAGAAT ATTCTATTTGTCATCTCGAAACCGGATATTTTCAAAAGCCCTGCGTCAGACACATATGTTATATTTGGTGAGGCAAAGATTGAGGATTTGAGCTCACAATTGCAGAGTCAAGCTGCTGAGCAGTTCAAGGCTCCTAATTTGAGCAACGTTATATCAAAGCCAGAGCCATCAACAGTAGCTCAGGACGATGAGGATGTAGATGAAACTGGCGTAGAACCCAAGGATATCGAGCTGGTGATGACTCAAGCAGGCGTTTCCAGAGCTAAAGCTGTCAAAGCTCTCAAGGTTGCAGATGGTGATATTGTCTCTGCCATTATGGAGCTTACAAACTAG
- the LOC138899740 gene encoding putative invertase inhibitor — MNSLRTSIVIFFIFLSLVAHSSGDLIEDVCKKSTDYKLCVSSLRADPRSSSADKKGLVRIMLQLSLGKAKDIYNQTLIMLKQPMEPILKQCLQICRDNYDLAVSQITNSIKDLDENFDMVNSDISSAITCEESFTERPVRKDPLKARSDDFFSFYRNNIEFVRRFQIIVKSLSLAPSY, encoded by the coding sequence ATGAATTCCTTAAGAACATCAATAGTAATTTTCTTTATCTTCCTTTCTTTAGTGGCTCATTCCTCTGGAGATTTGATAGAAGATGTTTGCAAAAAGTCTACAGACTACAAATTATGTGTCAGTTCTCTTAGAGCGGATCCTAGAAGTTCTTCTGCTGATAAAAAAGGTTTGGTGCGTATTATGCTTCAATTGTCTTTAGGCAAGGCTAAGGATATTTATAATCAAACTCTAATTATGTTAAAGCAACCAATGGAGCCCATTCTCAAGCAATGCCTTCAGATTTGTCGGGATAATTATGATCTAGCTGTGTCACAAATCACAAATTCGATTAAAGATTTAGACGAGAACTTTGATATGGTGAATAGTGACATAAGTAGTGCCATTACTTGTGAAGAGTCTTTCACTGAACGGCCAGTTCGCAAGGATCCATTAAAAGCGAGGAGTGatgattttttttcattttaccgCAACAACATTGAGTTTGTTAGACGTTTTCAAATAATTGTAAAGTCGTTATCTTTAGCGCCATCCTATTAA